The segment TGATCTCCAAGGCGCCGCTGGTAGAAGTCTGGCTGGAGTTCGGCGACGGCCAGCCTGACACGGAAGCCCGGCTCATTGCCGGACAAGTGCAGGGGGTGTGGATCGTCAACACCTATATCCCTCAGGGCCGCCACCCCGATGACCCTGCCTTCACCGACAAACTGGGTTTTTTTGATCGCTTGCACGCCTGGTTCCAAAGCCGGTTTCAACCCGAGCAACCCTTGATCTGGACCGGCGACATGAATGTCGCTCCTGCCAGCTTAGATGTCTATGACCCGGAGCACCTGGACGGCGCAGTCGGCTTTCATCCGTTGGAGCGTCAGGCCCTGGCCGAGGTGGCGGCCTGGGGTTTTATCGATCTTTACCGGCATTTTCACCCTGCGGAAAAACAATTTACCTTTTGGGACTACCGCCTCCCCCAGAGCTTCCCGCGGAATTTAGGCTGGCGGCTGGACCATATCATGGTTACCGCGCCTTTAGTCCTTGTGGCTAAAGAGTGTGTGGTGGACATGGCGCCGCGCGGTCTGGCCAAACCCAGCGACCATACTCCGGTATGGGCTACATTCGATCTGGAGCAGCTGTAGCGATCCGGCTGATTCGAGCTAGTCTAAAAATTTAAAAAAAATTTTAGCAAATTGGCCCTATCTGCCTTGACGCCGTTGCCGGAGAATTTCAAACAGGAAGATAGCTCCAGCGGTAGCAGCATTGAGCGACCCCAGTTGCGGGGCCGCCATCGGGATGGCAAGGAGAAAATCGCATTCCCGGCGCACCCGCGGTCGGAGGCCCGAGCCTTCGCCGCCGATGACCAGGGCCAACGGCCCGGTCAGGTCCGCCTCATAGAGGCTTTGGGGGGACTGGGCTTCAGCTCCTATCACCCACAATCCCTTTTCTTTGCAGCGCTTGAGCACCTCGGTGAGGTTGGTGACCCGGCTCACCGGCAAATATTCCAAAGCCCCGGCCGCGGCCTTGGCGACCACCGGGGTAACTCCAACCGCACGATCTTTAGGGATGACCAGGGCCAAGGCCCCAGCGGCATGGGCGCTGCGTATAAGGTTGCCTAAGTTCATGGGATCCTGAAGGCAATCGGCGATTACCACCAGGGCCAGGTCAGGTGGAGTTCCAACCCGGTCCAGAAGTTCAGCCTCAGAAAGATAGCGGTAATCAGCCCGCCGGGCCATAATACCCTGGTGACGGCTGCTCTGACAGAGGCGGTCGAGCACGGTCCGCTCCTGGATGCGGAACCTGACCCCGTGTTGCCGGGCCAAATTACGGATTTCGCCAAGCCAGCGGCCACCCGCACCCTTGGCAACGATTACTTCTTCCATGATGTTGCCGCGCTGACGCAGGGCCTCTAATACAGGATGAACCCCATAAATAATTTCACTCATTACAATTTTCCCAAGCACTGGCCCCTGGCTGTGGGAGAGGCGCTATTTTCTGGTTCCCCAGATGATTTAGACAACCAGTATAACTGATAGTATAACTGAATCCTGCACCAATCCTTCTTGCTAACTTTGGCAGAAATGATTATAACAGGAATTAACCTATGGATGCGACTCTGGAACAGTTTTATCATTATCTCAGTGTGGAACGGGGTTTGGCCCCGCTTACCTTAGAGGCTTACAGTCAGGACCTGGAAGGCTTACGAAGCTTTCTGATGGACCGGGGCCGCTCTACCTGGGATACGGTTTCGGTGTCGGACCTGCAGAACTTCCTGGCCCATCTGGAGAGTCAGGGGGTCGGGCCCCGCAGTCGGGCCCGCAAGCTCAGTGCCATCCGGCAATTGTTCCGTTTTTTGCTGCGCGAAGGTCAGCTCCAAGTCAATCCGCTTGATTGGTTAGACTCCCCCCGCCTACCCCGGAATCTACCACGGGTGCTCAATCTGGAAGAGGTGGACCGCCTGTTGGCCGCACCTGATCCCCTGACACCTCTGGGGCAACGGGATGATACCATGCTGGAACTGCTGTATGCCACTGGCATCCGGGTGTCCGAGCTGGTGGGGTTAACCCTGAGGCAACTGGAGCTGCGCCGCGGGGTATTGCTGGTGCGCGGCAAGGGCCGCAAGGAACGGCTGGTACCCATGGTGGAGCAGGCCGTTAACAAATTGCAACTCTATCTGGCCCAAACCCGGCCAACCTTACTGAGGCAACAGGAAAGCCCCATGCTATTTCTCAACCGTGTGGGCCGGGGCCTGAGCCGGCAGGGTTTTTGGAAGATTCTCAAAGGTTATGCCCGCCAGGCCGGCTTACCTCCGGATCTGAGCCCTCATACCTTGCGGCATTCCTTTGCCACTCATCTGTTATGGCACGGGGCAGATCTGCGGGCCTTACAAATGATGTTAGGACATGCGGACATATCAAGCACGCAAATTTATACCCATTTACATGCAGCCCGCCTGCAAGAGATTCATCGGCAGGCGCATCCGCGGCCCTAACTCGGAGTACTGATGACCAAAAGAAGCCTGGAAGTCATTACCACCCACCTCAACGCCGATTTTGATGCTCTGGCTTCCATGGTGGCGGCCAAGAAGCTTTACCCCAATGCCCTCCTGGTCTTTCCGGGGGCGCAAGAGCGCAACCTGCGGGAATTTTTTGTCCGTTCCAGTCTTTATTTTTTAGATTTTGCCAAGGTTAAAGATATCAATCTGGAGGAG is part of the Deltaproteobacteria bacterium genome and harbors:
- the xth gene encoding exodeoxyribonuclease III; the encoded protein is MLWKIATFNVNGIRARLAIVADWLKHQEPDVLCLQETKCQDQDFPHQAFQAAGYHSYARGEKSFNGVALISKAPLVEVWLEFGDGQPDTEARLIAGQVQGVWIVNTYIPQGRHPDDPAFTDKLGFFDRLHAWFQSRFQPEQPLIWTGDMNVAPASLDVYDPEHLDGAVGFHPLERQALAEVAAWGFIDLYRHFHPAEKQFTFWDYRLPQSFPRNLGWRLDHIMVTAPLVLVAKECVVDMAPRGLAKPSDHTPVWATFDLEQL
- the rlmB gene encoding 23S rRNA (guanosine(2251)-2'-O)-methyltransferase RlmB, whose product is MSEIIYGVHPVLEALRQRGNIMEEVIVAKGAGGRWLGEIRNLARQHGVRFRIQERTVLDRLCQSSRHQGIMARRADYRYLSEAELLDRVGTPPDLALVVIADCLQDPMNLGNLIRSAHAAGALALVIPKDRAVGVTPVVAKAAAGALEYLPVSRVTNLTEVLKRCKEKGLWVIGAEAQSPQSLYEADLTGPLALVIGGEGSGLRPRVRRECDFLLAIPMAAPQLGSLNAATAGAIFLFEILRQRRQGR
- the xerD gene encoding site-specific tyrosine recombinase XerD, which gives rise to MDATLEQFYHYLSVERGLAPLTLEAYSQDLEGLRSFLMDRGRSTWDTVSVSDLQNFLAHLESQGVGPRSRARKLSAIRQLFRFLLREGQLQVNPLDWLDSPRLPRNLPRVLNLEEVDRLLAAPDPLTPLGQRDDTMLELLYATGIRVSELVGLTLRQLELRRGVLLVRGKGRKERLVPMVEQAVNKLQLYLAQTRPTLLRQQESPMLFLNRVGRGLSRQGFWKILKGYARQAGLPPDLSPHTLRHSFATHLLWHGADLRALQMMLGHADISSTQIYTHLHAARLQEIHRQAHPRP